A window of the Cicer arietinum cultivar CDC Frontier isolate Library 1 chromosome 6, Cicar.CDCFrontier_v2.0, whole genome shotgun sequence genome harbors these coding sequences:
- the LOC101494194 gene encoding zinc finger CCCH domain-containing protein 38 isoform X2, with product MSGSCRKLSSKWDSGDESEFASESVTNSNNSRRPYLASNDMIKPRMEFLSKEPFSGGRGSNRDDVRNEDYRVFDATIAQGTDGSYDMDISPGFEEWKNRKHGQSAKDDYGRRSRSHSRSPPRGFKYSAVDERNRTRAGRTAQPCRDFAVGNCRRGSHCHFLHHDNQSYEDSRESRHRQDGPRYSNSRESGDYSLASQRSNEACINFAKGRCRTGESCKYVHHGNSDGFDNKVSADESSRQREIDRRRSDNSFKQGGQHYPNHSGNTPCKFFAFGNCRNGKDCRFSHDRQAFTSPIGRLRDDRSRSNQGEDQVLGRPKISDSVIPNGRPRDDRWGSDGSMADVGKVWDGPKQNDLVAVSDTAKMVEDNKNGIIGAAEPGFIAWPMSDRRDHSFDKNIVHNESPFSIDKKEGNCSKAENATDNILISQSVGGGIWPGDETMSPDWNYGARSSSHVNDEHGQNKQQVAPGQGLIQNSQNISASQVVGQSQTTVSIVTPRARIIESIQNQEHSTEKNYIVEPNTMNASLSQISSRNTPTQNVVSKEQLAQLSCLSASLAHILGTDQKLPQLHSTSNSYDAKDTLFGSKIEGSGDPVSLTFIKPDPAIGLKQYDTMCDSMGPKNTNASVVPPTFSPIKIPKNAVEIPPQLSNLGQSFDDSRKTAISEEPHVKNEHLFHLQLCENIKVQNETSKIVAEEKPSSQSENKITKENSPLGNMDQNVGPEDAKKTKDAKGTRAFKISLVELIKELLKPTWKDGKITKEDYKAIVKKVTDKVTGTVQRVHIPQTQEKIDRYLSVSKPKLIKLVQAYVEKAQKA from the exons ATGAGTGGAAGTTGCAGAAAGCTATCTTCAAAGTGGGATTCAGGAGATGAATCTGAATTTGCATCTGAGA GTGTTACTAATAGCAATAATTCAAGGCGGCCCTATTTGGCAAGTAATGATATGATAAAACCCAGAATGGAATTTTTAAGCAAGGAACCTTTTTCTGGAGGCAGAGGTTCAAATAGGGATGATGTTAGGAATGAAGACTACAGAGTTTTTGATGCAACAATTGCGCAGGGCACTGATGGAAGTTACGATATGGACATTTCTCCAGGGTTTGAGGAATGGAAAAATAGGAAGCATGGTCAGTCTGCAAAAGATGATTACGGCAG GAGAAGTAGGAGTCATAGCCGGAGCCCTCCGCGTGGTTTTAAGTACTCAGCTGTTGACGAAAGGAACAGAACAAGGGCTGGCAGAACGGCACAACCTTGTAGAGATTTTGCTGTTGGGAACTGCAGAAGAGGCAGCCATTGTCATTTCCTTCATCACGATAATCAAAGTTATGAGGATAGCAGGGAAAGTAGACACAGGCAAGATGGGCCTAGATATTCTAATTCCCGGGAGAGTGGGGATTATTCTCTTGCAAGTCAAAGATCTAACGAAGCTTGTATTAATTTCGCAAAGGGAAGGTGTAGAACGGGAGAATCATGCAAGTATGTGCATCATGGCAATTCTGATGGGTTTGACAACAAAGTTTCAGCAGATGAATCATCTAGGCAAAGGGAAATTGATAGAAGACGCTCAGATAATTCATTCAAGCAGGGTGGGCAGCATTATCCAAACCACAGTGGTAACACTCCTTGCAAATTTTTTGCTTTTGGGAATTGCCGGAATGGTAAAGATTGTAGGTTTTCTCATGATAGGCAAGCATTTACGAGCCCTATTGGAAGATTAAGGGATGATAGGTCAAGGAGTAATCAAGGTGAAGATCAGGTGTTGGGCAGACCAAAAATAAGCGATTCAGTAATTCCTAATGGAAGGCCAAGAGATGATAGATGGGGTTCAGATGGCAGCATGGCTGATGTTGGTAAAGTTTGGGATGGTCCAAAGCAGAATGATTTAGTTGCTGTCTCTGATACTGCAAAGATGGTTGAGGacaacaaaaatggaataaTAGGCGCCGCAGAACCTGGATTTATTGCTTGGCCAATGAGTGATAGACGGGACCATAGCTTTGACAAGAACATAGTGCATAATGAATCACCATTTTCAATTGATAAGAAGGAAGGCAACTGTTCGAAAGCAGAAAATGCAACTGACAACATTCTCATTTCCCAGTCAGTAGGTGGAGGCATTTGGCCCGGTGACGAAACAATGTCACCTGATTGGAATTATGGTGCGAGATCTTCCAGCCATGTTAACGATGAACATGGGCAGAATAAGCAACAAGTTGCTCCAG GACAAGGACTAATTCAGAATTCTCAAAATATATCTGCTTCCCAGGTGGTGGGACAGAGTCAAACAACAGTTTCCATTGTTACTCCAAGAGCAAGAATTATTGAAAGTATACAGAACCAGGAACACTCCACTGAGAAAAATTACATTGTAGAACCAAATACCATGAATGCAAGCCTTTCACAAATTAGTTCAAGAAATACTCCAACTCAGAACGTAGTCAGCAAAGAACAGCTTGCTCAACTTAGCTGCCTCTCAGCATCTCTCGCACATATCCTCGGAACAGATCAGAAGCTCCCTCAACTTCATTCTACATCAAATTCTTATGACGCAAAGGACACTCTCTTTGGAAGCAAAATTGAAGGGTCTGGTGATCCTGTTTCCTTGACATTCATCAAGCCAGATCCTGCTATTGGATTGAAGCAGTATGATACAATGTGTGATAGTATGGGGCCCAAGAATACTAATGCAAGTGTGGTCCCTCCAACCTTTTCTCCTATAAAGATTCCAAAAAATGCGGTTGAGATTCCACCACAGTTATCAAACCTGGGACAAAGTTTTGATGATTCTCGTAAAACTGCCATTTCAGAAGAACCACATGTAAAAAatgaacatttatttcatttacaGCTATGTGAAAACATTAAGGTACAAAATGAGACTAGCAAAATCGTAGCTGAAGAAAAGCCAAGCTCTCAGtctgaaaataaaattactaaagAGAATAGTCCTTTGGGAAACATGGACCAAAATGTTGGACCTGAGGACGCCAAGAAAACAAAGGATGCGAAGGGGACTCgtgcatttaaaatttcattgGTAGAGCTCATTAAAGAGCTTCTGAAACCAACATGGAAAGATGGGAAAATCACCAAAGAAGATTATAAAGCAATTGTGAAGAAGGTTACTGATAAAGTGACTGGCACGGTACAGCGGGTACATATTCCTCAGACACAAGAGAAAATTGACCGTTATTTATCAGTTTCGAAACCAAAGCTTATCAAACTTGTACAG GCATATGTGGAAAAGGCTCAGAAGGCGTAG
- the LOC101494194 gene encoding zinc finger CCCH domain-containing protein 38 isoform X1 has protein sequence MSGSCRKLSSKWDSGDESEFASESVTNSNNSRRPYLASNDMIKPRMEFLSKEPFSGGRGSNRDDVRNEDYRVFDATIAQGTDGSYDMDISPGFEEWKNRKHGQSAKDDYGSAMSRRSRSHSRSPPRGFKYSAVDERNRTRAGRTAQPCRDFAVGNCRRGSHCHFLHHDNQSYEDSRESRHRQDGPRYSNSRESGDYSLASQRSNEACINFAKGRCRTGESCKYVHHGNSDGFDNKVSADESSRQREIDRRRSDNSFKQGGQHYPNHSGNTPCKFFAFGNCRNGKDCRFSHDRQAFTSPIGRLRDDRSRSNQGEDQVLGRPKISDSVIPNGRPRDDRWGSDGSMADVGKVWDGPKQNDLVAVSDTAKMVEDNKNGIIGAAEPGFIAWPMSDRRDHSFDKNIVHNESPFSIDKKEGNCSKAENATDNILISQSVGGGIWPGDETMSPDWNYGARSSSHVNDEHGQNKQQVAPGQGLIQNSQNISASQVVGQSQTTVSIVTPRARIIESIQNQEHSTEKNYIVEPNTMNASLSQISSRNTPTQNVVSKEQLAQLSCLSASLAHILGTDQKLPQLHSTSNSYDAKDTLFGSKIEGSGDPVSLTFIKPDPAIGLKQYDTMCDSMGPKNTNASVVPPTFSPIKIPKNAVEIPPQLSNLGQSFDDSRKTAISEEPHVKNEHLFHLQLCENIKVQNETSKIVAEEKPSSQSENKITKENSPLGNMDQNVGPEDAKKTKDAKGTRAFKISLVELIKELLKPTWKDGKITKEDYKAIVKKVTDKVTGTVQRVHIPQTQEKIDRYLSVSKPKLIKLVQAYVEKAQKA, from the exons ATGAGTGGAAGTTGCAGAAAGCTATCTTCAAAGTGGGATTCAGGAGATGAATCTGAATTTGCATCTGAGA GTGTTACTAATAGCAATAATTCAAGGCGGCCCTATTTGGCAAGTAATGATATGATAAAACCCAGAATGGAATTTTTAAGCAAGGAACCTTTTTCTGGAGGCAGAGGTTCAAATAGGGATGATGTTAGGAATGAAGACTACAGAGTTTTTGATGCAACAATTGCGCAGGGCACTGATGGAAGTTACGATATGGACATTTCTCCAGGGTTTGAGGAATGGAAAAATAGGAAGCATGGTCAGTCTGCAAAAGATGATTACGGCAG TGCCATGTCTAGGAGAAGTAGGAGTCATAGCCGGAGCCCTCCGCGTGGTTTTAAGTACTCAGCTGTTGACGAAAGGAACAGAACAAGGGCTGGCAGAACGGCACAACCTTGTAGAGATTTTGCTGTTGGGAACTGCAGAAGAGGCAGCCATTGTCATTTCCTTCATCACGATAATCAAAGTTATGAGGATAGCAGGGAAAGTAGACACAGGCAAGATGGGCCTAGATATTCTAATTCCCGGGAGAGTGGGGATTATTCTCTTGCAAGTCAAAGATCTAACGAAGCTTGTATTAATTTCGCAAAGGGAAGGTGTAGAACGGGAGAATCATGCAAGTATGTGCATCATGGCAATTCTGATGGGTTTGACAACAAAGTTTCAGCAGATGAATCATCTAGGCAAAGGGAAATTGATAGAAGACGCTCAGATAATTCATTCAAGCAGGGTGGGCAGCATTATCCAAACCACAGTGGTAACACTCCTTGCAAATTTTTTGCTTTTGGGAATTGCCGGAATGGTAAAGATTGTAGGTTTTCTCATGATAGGCAAGCATTTACGAGCCCTATTGGAAGATTAAGGGATGATAGGTCAAGGAGTAATCAAGGTGAAGATCAGGTGTTGGGCAGACCAAAAATAAGCGATTCAGTAATTCCTAATGGAAGGCCAAGAGATGATAGATGGGGTTCAGATGGCAGCATGGCTGATGTTGGTAAAGTTTGGGATGGTCCAAAGCAGAATGATTTAGTTGCTGTCTCTGATACTGCAAAGATGGTTGAGGacaacaaaaatggaataaTAGGCGCCGCAGAACCTGGATTTATTGCTTGGCCAATGAGTGATAGACGGGACCATAGCTTTGACAAGAACATAGTGCATAATGAATCACCATTTTCAATTGATAAGAAGGAAGGCAACTGTTCGAAAGCAGAAAATGCAACTGACAACATTCTCATTTCCCAGTCAGTAGGTGGAGGCATTTGGCCCGGTGACGAAACAATGTCACCTGATTGGAATTATGGTGCGAGATCTTCCAGCCATGTTAACGATGAACATGGGCAGAATAAGCAACAAGTTGCTCCAG GACAAGGACTAATTCAGAATTCTCAAAATATATCTGCTTCCCAGGTGGTGGGACAGAGTCAAACAACAGTTTCCATTGTTACTCCAAGAGCAAGAATTATTGAAAGTATACAGAACCAGGAACACTCCACTGAGAAAAATTACATTGTAGAACCAAATACCATGAATGCAAGCCTTTCACAAATTAGTTCAAGAAATACTCCAACTCAGAACGTAGTCAGCAAAGAACAGCTTGCTCAACTTAGCTGCCTCTCAGCATCTCTCGCACATATCCTCGGAACAGATCAGAAGCTCCCTCAACTTCATTCTACATCAAATTCTTATGACGCAAAGGACACTCTCTTTGGAAGCAAAATTGAAGGGTCTGGTGATCCTGTTTCCTTGACATTCATCAAGCCAGATCCTGCTATTGGATTGAAGCAGTATGATACAATGTGTGATAGTATGGGGCCCAAGAATACTAATGCAAGTGTGGTCCCTCCAACCTTTTCTCCTATAAAGATTCCAAAAAATGCGGTTGAGATTCCACCACAGTTATCAAACCTGGGACAAAGTTTTGATGATTCTCGTAAAACTGCCATTTCAGAAGAACCACATGTAAAAAatgaacatttatttcatttacaGCTATGTGAAAACATTAAGGTACAAAATGAGACTAGCAAAATCGTAGCTGAAGAAAAGCCAAGCTCTCAGtctgaaaataaaattactaaagAGAATAGTCCTTTGGGAAACATGGACCAAAATGTTGGACCTGAGGACGCCAAGAAAACAAAGGATGCGAAGGGGACTCgtgcatttaaaatttcattgGTAGAGCTCATTAAAGAGCTTCTGAAACCAACATGGAAAGATGGGAAAATCACCAAAGAAGATTATAAAGCAATTGTGAAGAAGGTTACTGATAAAGTGACTGGCACGGTACAGCGGGTACATATTCCTCAGACACAAGAGAAAATTGACCGTTATTTATCAGTTTCGAAACCAAAGCTTATCAAACTTGTACAG GCATATGTGGAAAAGGCTCAGAAGGCGTAG
- the LOC101494194 gene encoding zinc finger CCCH domain-containing protein 38 isoform X3: MNLNLHLRSWRSFTGVTNSNNSRRPYLASNDMIKPRMEFLSKEPFSGGRGSNRDDVRNEDYRVFDATIAQGTDGSYDMDISPGFEEWKNRKHGQSAKDDYGSAMSRRSRSHSRSPPRGFKYSAVDERNRTRAGRTAQPCRDFAVGNCRRGSHCHFLHHDNQSYEDSRESRHRQDGPRYSNSRESGDYSLASQRSNEACINFAKGRCRTGESCKYVHHGNSDGFDNKVSADESSRQREIDRRRSDNSFKQGGQHYPNHSGNTPCKFFAFGNCRNGKDCRFSHDRQAFTSPIGRLRDDRSRSNQGEDQVLGRPKISDSVIPNGRPRDDRWGSDGSMADVGKVWDGPKQNDLVAVSDTAKMVEDNKNGIIGAAEPGFIAWPMSDRRDHSFDKNIVHNESPFSIDKKEGNCSKAENATDNILISQSVGGGIWPGDETMSPDWNYGARSSSHVNDEHGQNKQQVAPGQGLIQNSQNISASQVVGQSQTTVSIVTPRARIIESIQNQEHSTEKNYIVEPNTMNASLSQISSRNTPTQNVVSKEQLAQLSCLSASLAHILGTDQKLPQLHSTSNSYDAKDTLFGSKIEGSGDPVSLTFIKPDPAIGLKQYDTMCDSMGPKNTNASVVPPTFSPIKIPKNAVEIPPQLSNLGQSFDDSRKTAISEEPHVKNEHLFHLQLCENIKVQNETSKIVAEEKPSSQSENKITKENSPLGNMDQNVGPEDAKKTKDAKGTRAFKISLVELIKELLKPTWKDGKITKEDYKAIVKKVTDKVTGTVQRVHIPQTQEKIDRYLSVSKPKLIKLVQAYVEKAQKA, from the exons ATGAATCTGAATTTGCATCTGAGA TCTTGGCGGTCCTTTACAGGTGTTACTAATAGCAATAATTCAAGGCGGCCCTATTTGGCAAGTAATGATATGATAAAACCCAGAATGGAATTTTTAAGCAAGGAACCTTTTTCTGGAGGCAGAGGTTCAAATAGGGATGATGTTAGGAATGAAGACTACAGAGTTTTTGATGCAACAATTGCGCAGGGCACTGATGGAAGTTACGATATGGACATTTCTCCAGGGTTTGAGGAATGGAAAAATAGGAAGCATGGTCAGTCTGCAAAAGATGATTACGGCAG TGCCATGTCTAGGAGAAGTAGGAGTCATAGCCGGAGCCCTCCGCGTGGTTTTAAGTACTCAGCTGTTGACGAAAGGAACAGAACAAGGGCTGGCAGAACGGCACAACCTTGTAGAGATTTTGCTGTTGGGAACTGCAGAAGAGGCAGCCATTGTCATTTCCTTCATCACGATAATCAAAGTTATGAGGATAGCAGGGAAAGTAGACACAGGCAAGATGGGCCTAGATATTCTAATTCCCGGGAGAGTGGGGATTATTCTCTTGCAAGTCAAAGATCTAACGAAGCTTGTATTAATTTCGCAAAGGGAAGGTGTAGAACGGGAGAATCATGCAAGTATGTGCATCATGGCAATTCTGATGGGTTTGACAACAAAGTTTCAGCAGATGAATCATCTAGGCAAAGGGAAATTGATAGAAGACGCTCAGATAATTCATTCAAGCAGGGTGGGCAGCATTATCCAAACCACAGTGGTAACACTCCTTGCAAATTTTTTGCTTTTGGGAATTGCCGGAATGGTAAAGATTGTAGGTTTTCTCATGATAGGCAAGCATTTACGAGCCCTATTGGAAGATTAAGGGATGATAGGTCAAGGAGTAATCAAGGTGAAGATCAGGTGTTGGGCAGACCAAAAATAAGCGATTCAGTAATTCCTAATGGAAGGCCAAGAGATGATAGATGGGGTTCAGATGGCAGCATGGCTGATGTTGGTAAAGTTTGGGATGGTCCAAAGCAGAATGATTTAGTTGCTGTCTCTGATACTGCAAAGATGGTTGAGGacaacaaaaatggaataaTAGGCGCCGCAGAACCTGGATTTATTGCTTGGCCAATGAGTGATAGACGGGACCATAGCTTTGACAAGAACATAGTGCATAATGAATCACCATTTTCAATTGATAAGAAGGAAGGCAACTGTTCGAAAGCAGAAAATGCAACTGACAACATTCTCATTTCCCAGTCAGTAGGTGGAGGCATTTGGCCCGGTGACGAAACAATGTCACCTGATTGGAATTATGGTGCGAGATCTTCCAGCCATGTTAACGATGAACATGGGCAGAATAAGCAACAAGTTGCTCCAG GACAAGGACTAATTCAGAATTCTCAAAATATATCTGCTTCCCAGGTGGTGGGACAGAGTCAAACAACAGTTTCCATTGTTACTCCAAGAGCAAGAATTATTGAAAGTATACAGAACCAGGAACACTCCACTGAGAAAAATTACATTGTAGAACCAAATACCATGAATGCAAGCCTTTCACAAATTAGTTCAAGAAATACTCCAACTCAGAACGTAGTCAGCAAAGAACAGCTTGCTCAACTTAGCTGCCTCTCAGCATCTCTCGCACATATCCTCGGAACAGATCAGAAGCTCCCTCAACTTCATTCTACATCAAATTCTTATGACGCAAAGGACACTCTCTTTGGAAGCAAAATTGAAGGGTCTGGTGATCCTGTTTCCTTGACATTCATCAAGCCAGATCCTGCTATTGGATTGAAGCAGTATGATACAATGTGTGATAGTATGGGGCCCAAGAATACTAATGCAAGTGTGGTCCCTCCAACCTTTTCTCCTATAAAGATTCCAAAAAATGCGGTTGAGATTCCACCACAGTTATCAAACCTGGGACAAAGTTTTGATGATTCTCGTAAAACTGCCATTTCAGAAGAACCACATGTAAAAAatgaacatttatttcatttacaGCTATGTGAAAACATTAAGGTACAAAATGAGACTAGCAAAATCGTAGCTGAAGAAAAGCCAAGCTCTCAGtctgaaaataaaattactaaagAGAATAGTCCTTTGGGAAACATGGACCAAAATGTTGGACCTGAGGACGCCAAGAAAACAAAGGATGCGAAGGGGACTCgtgcatttaaaatttcattgGTAGAGCTCATTAAAGAGCTTCTGAAACCAACATGGAAAGATGGGAAAATCACCAAAGAAGATTATAAAGCAATTGTGAAGAAGGTTACTGATAAAGTGACTGGCACGGTACAGCGGGTACATATTCCTCAGACACAAGAGAAAATTGACCGTTATTTATCAGTTTCGAAACCAAAGCTTATCAAACTTGTACAG GCATATGTGGAAAAGGCTCAGAAGGCGTAG